A genomic stretch from Edaphobacter aggregans includes:
- a CDS encoding amidohydrolase family protein, translating into MSRDWILFVLSFPFGTLSAQTTPLALTGTLITPDGIVQNGTVLIQNGKITAAGAQVSLPAGTKTVETHGVIAPGLIDLHNHLTWNVFPRWKPITEFGNRYDWEQKPIYKLLMDAPHEALVQQGLECQMERYAEVKAITEGETSVVGGTYTPCDQGLARNLDYDPQLGTGLGTILYYIFPLSISESELAAANAALSAKPRGSLLIHLAEGAPKNASAAEELYTLQGRGLFKPGVSLIHATALTPANFAAMAKAGVGLIWSPRSNIELYGDTTNVAAAKTANVVMAIAPDWSPTGSVGSLGELNYASVWNQSQPSSIFTDAELVAMATANPATLVGLQDQIGSLAPNHVADLLIIRDTGKENNKDAYWSLTHATPEDVDLVMIGGAATYGDPQLMRQLSNGQTETLHICGAEKAISFASETNPPGTFAVTQSKLDHALRQQGRRLAPLAECGQ; encoded by the coding sequence ATGTCACGCGATTGGATTCTCTTCGTGCTTTCATTCCCTTTCGGGACGCTCTCCGCACAAACCACCCCTTTAGCTCTCACCGGAACCCTGATTACCCCAGATGGCATCGTGCAGAACGGAACGGTGCTGATCCAGAACGGCAAGATTACAGCTGCGGGAGCGCAGGTATCACTACCGGCGGGAACCAAAACCGTAGAAACCCACGGCGTCATCGCCCCTGGCCTGATCGACCTGCACAATCACCTCACATGGAATGTCTTCCCACGCTGGAAGCCAATCACCGAATTCGGCAACCGCTACGACTGGGAGCAGAAACCCATCTACAAGCTCCTGATGGACGCACCCCATGAAGCCCTCGTCCAGCAAGGCCTCGAGTGCCAGATGGAGCGCTACGCCGAAGTCAAAGCCATCACCGAGGGTGAAACCTCAGTCGTAGGAGGAACCTATACACCCTGCGATCAAGGCCTCGCCCGCAACCTCGACTACGACCCCCAACTAGGCACCGGGCTAGGCACAATCCTCTACTACATCTTTCCCCTCTCCATCAGCGAGAGCGAACTCGCCGCCGCCAACGCCGCGCTCTCCGCCAAACCGCGAGGCTCCCTCCTCATTCATCTAGCCGAAGGCGCACCCAAAAACGCATCCGCCGCCGAAGAGCTCTACACCCTGCAAGGCCGTGGCCTGTTCAAGCCAGGAGTCTCCCTTATCCACGCAACTGCCTTGACCCCAGCGAACTTCGCCGCCATGGCCAAAGCCGGAGTCGGCCTCATCTGGTCGCCACGCAGCAACATCGAGCTTTATGGAGACACAACCAACGTCGCCGCCGCAAAGACCGCCAACGTGGTCATGGCAATCGCCCCCGACTGGAGCCCAACCGGCAGCGTAGGCTCGCTAGGCGAGTTGAACTACGCCTCCGTATGGAACCAATCCCAGCCATCATCCATCTTCACCGACGCCGAACTAGTCGCAATGGCCACGGCCAATCCCGCCACTCTCGTAGGCCTGCAGGATCAAATCGGATCTCTCGCCCCCAACCACGTCGCGGACCTGCTCATCATCCGCGACACCGGCAAAGAAAACAACAAAGACGCCTATTGGTCCCTCACTCACGCCACTCCAGAAGACGTCGATCTAGTAATGATCGGAGGAGCCGCAACCTACGGCGATCCCCAACTCATGCGCCAGCTCTCCAACGGCCAAACCGAGACCCTCCACATCTGCGGAGCCGAAAAAGCAATCTCCTTCGCCAGCGAAACAAATCCACCCGGCACTTTCGCAGTCACGCAATCCAAACTCGATCACGCACTCCGCCAGCAAGGCCGCCGTCTCGCCCCATTAGCCGAGTGCGGCCAATGA
- a CDS encoding SRPBCC family protein: protein MSNRLNPATNNNGSTRRQAIIGAALVASGIALRPAKAWADANDEVSRTAESIHQEPVFKASRAQIYKALTDTNQFDKVIQLSGAMKANPSLGTRPTAITREVGGPFVIFGGYITGLQIELVPDERIVQAWRVGSWPPGVYSIAKFDLVEQSSSTKIVFDHTGFPTGDGEHLAQGWRAHYWEPLEKLLT from the coding sequence ATGAGCAATCGACTGAATCCCGCAACGAACAACAATGGATCAACCCGGCGACAAGCAATCATCGGTGCTGCACTGGTAGCCAGTGGCATCGCACTACGCCCTGCGAAGGCTTGGGCGGATGCAAATGACGAAGTCTCGCGCACCGCTGAATCTATCCATCAGGAGCCGGTATTCAAAGCAAGCCGCGCACAAATCTACAAGGCACTCACCGACACCAATCAATTCGATAAAGTCATCCAGCTCAGCGGAGCGATGAAAGCAAACCCGTCCTTGGGAACCAGGCCCACCGCAATCACTCGTGAAGTGGGCGGCCCCTTCGTAATCTTCGGTGGATACATCACCGGACTACAAATCGAACTCGTCCCCGACGAACGAATCGTCCAGGCCTGGCGAGTCGGCAGCTGGCCCCCCGGGGTCTATTCCATTGCCAAGTTCGACCTCGTAGAGCAGAGCTCCAGCACAAAAATCGTCTTCGACCATACCGGCTTTCCCACCGGCGACGGAGAACACCTCGCACAAGGCTGGAGGGCCCACTATTGGGAACCACTCGAAAAGCTCCTGACCTAG